From Apium graveolens cultivar Ventura chromosome 9, ASM990537v1, whole genome shotgun sequence, the proteins below share one genomic window:
- the LOC141686374 gene encoding berberine bridge enzyme-like 5 — protein MFEKPSSVIILLGWNLEHFLASCTTLAIPTGVCHTVGVGGHFSGGGYDNLIWKYGLSVDKIVDAKITGIDGKIMDRKIMGEDLFWAIRGGSGASFGVILSWKIKLVLVPEIVTIFVVDKTTKQGLIDLIYKYQNVATKLPDDLFLRIELSEPGVYKKTIKVTLIGFFLGKIKGLLKVLEKHLPELGLTPHYCTEMKWIEYVLFWNAIPTGTSIDILLERVWYGRSYTKSKSNFIKNTILKQGLERIIEKLVKSGDITMHWNPYGGCMDEISEHAVPLPQRSGY, from the coding sequence ATAATACTTCTTGGGTGGAATCTGGAGCACTTCTTGGCGAGTTGTACTACACTTGCTATTCCAACAGGTGTTTGTCATACGGTAGGCGTTGGTGGGCACTTTAGTGGTGGTGGATATGACAACTTGATTTGGAAATATGGACTATCGGTTGATAAAATTGTTGACGCTAAAATTACAGGGATTGATGGGAAAATCATGGACCGAAAAATAATGGGGGAGGACCTTTTTTGGGCTATTAGAGGAGGCAGTGGTGCTAGCTTTGGAGTTATTTTGTCCTGGAAGATTAAATTGGTCTTGGTTCCAGAAATTGTCACTATTTTTGTCGTCGACAAGACGACGAAACAAGGACTAATAGATCTTATTTATAAATATCAAAATGTGGCCACAAAGCTACCAGATGATCTCTTTCTCAGGATAGAGCTCTCTGAACCGGGAGTATATAAGAAGACAATTAAGGTAACATTAATAGGTTTCTTCCTGGGAAAAATCAAAGGGCTACTTAAAGTGCTGGAAAAGCATCTCCCAGAACTTGGATTGACTCCACATTATTGCACCGAAATGAAATGGATCGAATATGTACTATTCTGGAATGCGATCCCCACGGGAACATCGATTGATATCTTACTCGAACGAGTCTGGTATGGCAGAAGTTACACAAAATCTAAATcaaattttattaaaaacacTATTTTAAAGCAAGGCTTGGAACGCATTATCGAGAAGTTGGTAAAATCAGGGGACATAACTATGCATTGGAATCCATATGGAGGATGTATGGACGAGATTTCAGAGCATGCAGTTCCATTGCCTCAAAGATCAGGTTATTGA